In Flavobacteriaceae bacterium, the following proteins share a genomic window:
- a CDS encoding MFS transporter: protein MKQLQKGDKKLLNAWAFYDWANSVYSLVIASAIFPIFYGALTLVKDTETGEILNDTVTFLGYDFNNDTLISYVTAAAFLMVSILSPLLSGIADFMGNKKVFMKFFCYLGATSCIGLFWFSIDYLWFGLLCYFLALIGFWASLVFYNSYLPDIAFPEQQDSISAKGFSMGYFGSVILLVICLVMILFYDTFGFKSEALPTKLSFILTGVWWIVFSQYTFYHLPKNSENKKFTRNVIFNGFKELELIWQQIKINIPLKRYLIAFFVYSMAVQTIMLVATYFGIEELNWGTTDPTTGLIISILLIQLVAILGAILTSKASSKFGNIAVLIVLNIIWIGVCVFAYTITTPLQFYITATIVGLIMGGIQSLSRSTYSKFIPQGAVDTASYFSFYDVSEKIGIVIGMLSYGYVAQITGSIRYAILFFILFFIIGMLLLFRVPRENNLN, encoded by the coding sequence ATGAAGCAATTACAAAAAGGAGATAAAAAATTATTGAATGCTTGGGCGTTTTACGATTGGGCTAACTCCGTATATAGCTTAGTTATAGCATCTGCAATTTTTCCGATTTTTTACGGAGCTTTAACTCTGGTAAAAGACACTGAAACAGGAGAGATCCTTAATGATACAGTTACTTTTCTAGGTTATGATTTTAATAATGATACTCTAATATCTTATGTTACAGCTGCTGCTTTTTTAATGGTATCTATTTTAAGTCCATTGTTAAGTGGTATTGCAGATTTTATGGGTAACAAAAAGGTTTTTATGAAATTCTTTTGTTACTTGGGAGCAACTTCTTGTATAGGATTATTTTGGTTTTCAATAGATTATTTATGGTTTGGGTTATTGTGTTATTTTCTGGCATTGATAGGTTTTTGGGCTAGTTTAGTGTTTTATAACTCTTATTTACCAGATATTGCTTTTCCAGAACAACAGGATAGTATTAGTGCTAAAGGATTTTCGATGGGCTATTTTGGCAGCGTAATCTTATTAGTTATATGCCTTGTAATGATATTGTTTTATGATACGTTTGGTTTTAAAAGTGAAGCACTACCCACAAAACTTTCTTTTATTTTAACAGGAGTATGGTGGATTGTATTTAGTCAATATACTTTTTATCATCTCCCCAAAAATTCTGAAAATAAGAAGTTTACAAGAAATGTGATTTTTAATGGTTTTAAGGAATTAGAATTAATTTGGCAACAAATTAAAATTAATATTCCTTTAAAAAGATACCTAATTGCATTTTTTGTTTATAGTATGGCAGTTCAAACAATTATGTTGGTAGCAACTTATTTTGGAATTGAGGAGTTAAACTGGGGTACTACAGACCCTACAACAGGTTTAATTATTAGTATTCTTTTAATTCAACTAGTTGCAATTTTAGGAGCAATATTAACCTCCAAGGCTTCCTCTAAATTTGGAAATATTGCTGTTTTAATAGTATTAAACATAATATGGATAGGAGTTTGTGTTTTTGCATATACTATTACGACTCCCTTACAATTTTATATTACTGCTACAATAGTAGGACTTATTATGGGTGGAATTCAATCACTATCTAGATCTACATATTCTAAGTTTATTCCTCAAGGAGCAGTTGACACCGCTTCTTATTTTAGTTTTTATGACGTTTCAGAAAAAATTGGAATAGTAATAGGAATGTTAAGTTATGGGTATGTGGCGCAAATAACAGGTAGTATTAGATATGCAATTTTATTTTTTATTTTATTTTTTATTATTGGGATGCTTTTACTCTTTAGAGTGCCAAGAGAGAATAATTTAAATTAA
- a CDS encoding M48 family peptidase, which produces MKQKIVILVMLLLFLSCATNPFTGKKTLALPGTGNNTLFPTAFQQYDQFLSENKVVKGTSDSEMIKRVGQKITVAAERWLDANGYQGYLKDYKWEYNLVDDKVVNAWAMPGGKVVFYTGILPIANTEARVAAIMGHEVAHALANHGQQRMSAGMIQQGLSLAGNIALEDEQSRNIFNQSYGVVSNVAGILPFSRAHEKQSDEIGILLMAIAGYNPDQASELWKRMKENSGGQAPPEFLSTHPSNDSRIANLASLSENAKLEAKKFGITSFRN; this is translated from the coding sequence ATTAAACAGAAAATAGTAATTTTAGTAATGCTTTTACTGTTTTTATCTTGTGCTACTAACCCCTTTACAGGAAAGAAAACATTAGCACTCCCTGGCACTGGAAATAATACATTGTTTCCTACTGCATTTCAACAATATGATCAATTTTTATCTGAAAATAAAGTGGTTAAAGGTACTTCTGATTCAGAAATGATCAAGCGAGTTGGTCAAAAAATTACCGTAGCAGCTGAACGTTGGTTGGATGCCAATGGATATCAAGGATATCTTAAAGATTATAAGTGGGAGTATAACTTGGTTGATGATAAAGTAGTAAATGCTTGGGCTATGCCAGGTGGAAAAGTAGTATTTTATACAGGCATTTTACCAATAGCAAATACAGAAGCTAGAGTAGCAGCTATTATGGGACATGAAGTAGCACATGCTTTAGCTAATCATGGACAACAACGAATGAGTGCAGGAATGATACAGCAAGGCCTTTCTTTAGCTGGTAACATTGCTTTAGAAGATGAACAATCAAGAAATATTTTTAATCAATCTTATGGAGTAGTTTCCAATGTAGCTGGAATATTACCATTTAGTCGTGCTCACGAAAAGCAATCTGATGAAATAGGAATTTTATTAATGGCTATTGCGGGTTATAATCCAGATCAAGCTAGTGAGTTATGGAAACGTATGAAAGAAAACAGTGGAGGACAAGCTCCACCAGAATTTTTAAGTACCCATCCTTCTAACGATTCAAGAATAGCCAATTTAGCATCACTTTCTGAAAATGCTAAGCTAGAAGCTAAAAAATTTGGAATAACAAGCTTTAGGAATTAA
- the msrB gene encoding peptide-methionine (R)-S-oxide reductase produces the protein MKKLLVFTVSLLIFNCSGNAQKNQENKEDKVYPVTKTEAEWKVQLTNSQYYVLREAGTERPFSSPLNKNYNEGVYVCAACETPLFKSEHKFDSRTGWPSFDREIKGNVEFDVDYKIGYARTEEHCATCGGHLGHVFNDGPRNTTGKRHCINGVALKFVPKEKNEQSKG, from the coding sequence ATGAAAAAGCTATTAGTATTTACAGTTTCGTTATTGATTTTTAACTGCAGTGGTAATGCGCAAAAAAATCAAGAAAACAAAGAAGATAAAGTTTATCCAGTTACTAAAACTGAAGCAGAATGGAAAGTACAACTTACTAATTCACAATATTATGTGTTACGTGAAGCAGGCACAGAGCGCCCATTTAGTAGTCCTTTAAATAAAAATTACAATGAAGGAGTTTATGTATGTGCAGCCTGCGAAACACCTTTATTTAAAAGTGAGCACAAATTTGACTCTAGAACTGGATGGCCAAGTTTTGATAGAGAAATAAAAGGAAATGTTGAATTTGATGTAGATTATAAAATCGGTTATGCAAGAACAGAGGAACATTGTGCAACTTGTGGAGGACATTTAGGGCATGTGTTTAACGATGGCCCAAGGAATACTACTGGAAAGCGTCATTGTATTAATGGAGTTGCATTAAAGTTTGTACCAAAAGAAAAAAATGAACAAAGCAAAGGTTAA
- the msrB gene encoding peptide-methionine (R)-S-oxide reductase: MNKAKVNKTEAEWKKQLTEEEYRVLRQKGTERPHTGKYNLHFEDGTYKCNACDQALFESGSKFDAHCGWPSFDESIPGTVDRVLDKSHGMLRTEIICSNCKSHLGHVFNDGPTETGERYCVNSVSIDFEKPE, from the coding sequence ATGAACAAAGCAAAGGTTAATAAAACAGAAGCTGAATGGAAAAAGCAGCTTACTGAAGAAGAATATAGAGTTTTAAGACAAAAAGGCACTGAGCGTCCTCATACAGGGAAATATAATCTTCATTTTGAAGATGGTACATACAAATGTAATGCCTGCGATCAAGCCCTTTTTGAAAGTGGTAGTAAGTTTGATGCTCATTGTGGATGGCCAAGCTTTGATGAGTCTATTCCTGGTACTGTAGACCGTGTTTTAGATAAAAGTCATGGAATGCTTCGTACAGAAATTATTTGTTCTAATTGTAAAAGTCACTTAGGGCATGTGTTTAATGATGGTCCTACAGAAACTGGTGAACGCTATTGTGTAAACTCTGTTAGTATAGATTTTGAAAAACCAGAGTAA
- the lpdA gene encoding dihydrolipoyl dehydrogenase, with protein MSKYDIIVLGSGPGGYVTAIRASQLGFKTAIVEKENLGGVCLNWGCIPTKALLKSAQVFEYLKHADAYGLSVKEFDKDFDSVVKRSRGVADGMSKGVQFLLKKNKIDVINGYGKVKTGKKVAVTGEDGNTTDYQADHIIIATGARSRELPSLPQDGKKVIGYREAMTLESQPKKMIVVGSGAIGVEFAYFYNSMGTEVTIVEYLPKIVPVEDNDVSKQLERSFKKSGIKIMTSAEVTSVDTSGKGVKATIKTKKGEEILEADIVLSAVGIKTNIENIGLEDVGIAIDRDKILVNDFYQTNIPGYYAIGDVTPGQALAHVASAEGILCVEKIAGQHVEALDYGNIPGCTYCTPEIASVGLTEVQAKEQGYDIKVGKFPFSASGKASAGGNKDGFVKVIFDAKYGEWLGCHMIGAGVTDMVAEAVLGRKLETTGHEVLKAVHPHPTMSEAVMEAVADAYGEVIHI; from the coding sequence ATGAGTAAATACGATATTATAGTTCTTGGAAGTGGTCCTGGTGGATATGTAACAGCAATTAGAGCCTCTCAACTTGGGTTTAAAACTGCAATTGTAGAAAAAGAAAACCTAGGAGGTGTATGTTTAAATTGGGGATGCATTCCAACTAAAGCGCTTTTAAAATCTGCTCAAGTATTTGAATATTTAAAACATGCAGATGCATATGGGTTATCTGTAAAAGAATTTGATAAAGATTTTGATTCTGTTGTAAAGCGTAGTAGAGGTGTAGCAGATGGAATGAGCAAAGGTGTTCAATTTTTATTAAAGAAAAATAAAATTGATGTTATCAACGGTTATGGTAAAGTAAAAACAGGTAAGAAAGTTGCCGTAACTGGAGAAGATGGAAATACTACAGATTATCAAGCAGATCATATTATTATTGCAACTGGAGCTCGTTCTAGAGAATTACCTAGCTTACCTCAGGATGGTAAAAAAGTAATTGGGTATCGTGAAGCTATGACCTTAGAATCTCAGCCAAAAAAGATGATTGTTGTAGGTTCAGGAGCAATTGGTGTTGAATTTGCATATTTTTACAATTCAATGGGAACAGAAGTTACTATTGTAGAATATTTACCAAAGATTGTTCCAGTAGAAGATAATGACGTCTCTAAGCAATTAGAGCGTTCTTTTAAAAAGAGTGGCATTAAAATAATGACTTCTGCTGAAGTAACTAGTGTAGATACTTCTGGTAAAGGTGTTAAAGCTACCATTAAAACTAAAAAAGGAGAAGAAATATTAGAAGCTGATATCGTTTTATCTGCAGTAGGTATTAAAACAAATATTGAAAATATTGGTTTAGAAGATGTAGGAATTGCTATAGATAGAGATAAAATTTTGGTGAATGATTTTTACCAAACAAATATTCCTGGATATTATGCAATTGGAGATGTAACACCTGGTCAAGCTTTAGCACACGTTGCTTCTGCAGAAGGAATTTTATGTGTTGAAAAAATTGCGGGACAACATGTCGAAGCTTTAGATTACGGAAATATTCCTGGTTGCACATATTGTACTCCAGAAATTGCAAGTGTTGGTTTAACCGAAGTACAAGCCAAAGAACAAGGTTACGATATTAAAGTAGGGAAATTTCCATTCTCTGCTTCTGGAAAAGCTAGTGCTGGTGGAAATAAAGATGGGTTTGTAAAAGTAATTTTTGATGCTAAATACGGTGAATGGCTTGGATGTCATATGATCGGAGCTGGTGTAACCGATATGGTCGCTGAAGCTGTTTTAGGTAGAAAGTTAGAAACGACTGGTCATGAAGTATTAAAAGCAGTACACCCACATCCAACCATGAGTGAAGCTGTTATGGAAGCTGTTGCTGATGCTTATGGTGAAGTGATTCATATTTAA
- the aroQ gene encoding type II 3-dehydroquinate dehydratase produces the protein MKKLIIINGPNLNLLGKREPNIYGSLSFSEFLEIVKEKYTNVHIDYFQSNVEGELIDKLQEVGFSYDGIILNAAAYTHTSIGIGDAVKAIETPVVEVHISNTYAREEFRHQSYISVNARGVILGFGLQSYELAIQSYL, from the coding sequence ATGAAAAAATTAATCATCATTAATGGACCTAATTTAAATTTATTAGGAAAACGTGAACCTAATATTTATGGGAGCTTATCTTTTTCTGAATTCCTTGAAATAGTTAAAGAAAAATATACGAATGTTCATATTGATTATTTTCAATCAAATGTTGAAGGTGAATTAATTGATAAGCTACAGGAAGTTGGTTTTTCTTATGACGGAATTATCTTAAATGCAGCTGCATATACACATACGTCGATTGGAATAGGTGATGCTGTAAAAGCTATTGAAACGCCAGTAGTTGAAGTGCATATCTCTAATACTTATGCTAGAGAAGAATTTAGACATCAATCATATATTTCTGTTAATGCGAGAGGAGTTATTCTTGGTTTTGGATTACAGAGTTATGAATTAGCAATACAAAGTTATTTGTAA
- a CDS encoding TM2 domain-containing protein produces MKGKLFFTLLVFLLSMSASYASFPVVRTVKAASFPVVRTAEANTETITDNSESVLLAAPALRASKDMWVAVAFWFFLGGFAAHRWYLGSPVGWNILFILTLGGLGVWAIVDLINILTRNWDGL; encoded by the coding sequence ATGAAAGGTAAACTATTTTTCACATTATTAGTATTTTTATTATCAATGTCAGCAAGCTATGCTTCATTTCCTGTTGTTAGAACTGTTAAAGCAGCTTCATTCCCTGTTGTTAGAACAGCAGAAGCAAATACAGAGACAATAACGGACAACTCTGAAAGTGTATTATTAGCAGCTCCAGCATTAAGAGCTTCAAAAGATATGTGGGTTGCTGTTGCATTCTGGTTTTTCTTAGGAGGGTTCGCTGCACATAGATGGTATTTAGGTAGTCCTGTAGGATGGAATATTTTATTTATTCTTACATTGGGAGGATTAGGTGTATGGGCTATTGTCGATCTAATAAATATACTCACCAGAAACTGGGATGGGTTATAA
- the xerD gene encoding site-specific tyrosine recombinase XerD codes for MNWAQALHDYTYYLKLERGLSQNSINSYALDIKKLIKFIEINKVKESPLSIDSEIIQKFIYETAKTVNPRSQSRIISGLRSFFDFLIFEGYRETNPLSLIESPKVGRKLPDTLSTEEIDLLIQQIDLSHPQGERNRAIIETLYSCGLRVSELTHLKLSDLFFEEGFIKVTGKGNKQRFVPIDSQTQKYITIYKTEIRTHIPIVSEYRDTLFLNRRGKQLTRAMIFTLVKQLAEKAGIHKSISPHTFRHSFASHLLANGADLRAIQLMLGHESITTTEIYMHIDKSQLKTLMHTYHPRNKNIQ; via the coding sequence ATGAATTGGGCACAGGCTTTACATGATTACACGTATTATCTAAAATTAGAGCGTGGTTTATCTCAAAACTCTATTAATAGTTATGCTTTAGATATAAAAAAACTGATCAAGTTTATTGAAATAAATAAAGTTAAAGAATCTCCTTTAAGTATAGATTCTGAAATTATACAAAAGTTTATTTATGAAACCGCTAAAACTGTTAACCCAAGAAGTCAATCTCGAATAATTTCTGGTTTGCGTAGTTTTTTTGATTTTTTAATTTTTGAAGGTTATAGAGAAACAAATCCCTTATCATTAATAGAGTCTCCAAAGGTTGGTCGAAAACTCCCAGATACATTATCTACAGAAGAAATTGATTTGCTCATACAACAAATAGATTTAAGCCACCCTCAAGGTGAACGTAATAGAGCGATTATTGAAACTTTATATAGTTGTGGGTTACGAGTGAGTGAATTAACTCATTTAAAATTATCTGATTTATTTTTTGAAGAAGGTTTTATTAAAGTAACAGGGAAAGGTAATAAACAACGTTTCGTGCCTATAGATTCTCAAACACAAAAATACATTACGATTTATAAAACCGAAATAAGAACACATATTCCAATTGTTTCAGAGTATAGAGATACTTTGTTTTTAAATAGAAGAGGAAAACAACTAACCCGTGCAATGATCTTTACTCTAGTAAAACAGCTAGCAGAAAAAGCAGGTATTCACAAAAGCATCTCTCCTCATACGTTTAGACATTCGTTTGCATCTCATTTATTAGCTAATGGTGCAGATTTAAGGGCAATACAACTAATGTTAGGTCATGAAAGTATAACTACTACAGAAATTTATATGCATATAGACAAAAGTCAGTTAAAAACATTAATGCATACTTATCATCCCAGAAATAAAAACATCCAGTAA
- the rny gene encoding ribonuclease Y: protein MDTNTIVYIVGGIIAGVVIGFIISKVLEKNSASKLIISAKKEASSIVKEANKEGEAVKKDKMLQAKERFIELKSEHEKVILSRDKKMAEAEKRTRDKESQISSELSKHKKLNVELEAKEKDYNHRLNYLEKRKDEVEKLHKSQIQQLEVISGLSAEDAKAQLVEALKGEAKNDAMGYVQDKIEEAKLTAQQEAKKIIINTIQRIGTEEAVDNCVSVFNIESDDVKGRIIGREGRNIRAIEAATGVEIIVDDTPEAIILSCFDSVRREIARLSLHKLVTDGRIHPARIEEIVKKTQKQIEQEIIEVGKRTVIDLGIHGLHPELIKTIGRMKYRSSYGQNLLQHSREVAKLCGVMAAELGLNPKLAKRAGLLHDIGKVPDAEADMETPHAILGMQWAEKYGEKPEVCNAIGAHHDEIEMKSLLSPIIQVCDAISGARPGARRQVLDSYIQRLKDLEDIAFAFNGVKKAYAIQAGRELRVIVESEKVTDDVAANLSFEISQKIQTDMTYPGQVKVTVIRETRAVNIAK, encoded by the coding sequence ATGGACACGAATACAATTGTATATATTGTTGGAGGGATTATTGCAGGTGTAGTTATAGGATTTATTATCTCTAAGGTGTTAGAGAAAAATAGTGCATCAAAACTTATAATATCTGCCAAAAAAGAAGCTTCATCTATAGTTAAAGAAGCTAATAAAGAAGGAGAAGCTGTTAAAAAAGATAAAATGCTTCAAGCTAAAGAGCGTTTTATAGAACTTAAGTCAGAACACGAAAAAGTAATCTTATCTCGTGATAAAAAAATGGCTGAAGCAGAAAAACGAACAAGAGATAAAGAGTCTCAAATATCTTCAGAGTTATCAAAACATAAAAAACTTAATGTAGAGTTAGAAGCAAAAGAAAAAGATTATAATCATAGATTAAATTATCTTGAAAAACGTAAAGATGAAGTTGAAAAATTACATAAGAGCCAAATTCAACAATTAGAAGTTATTTCTGGATTATCTGCGGAAGATGCTAAAGCACAATTAGTGGAAGCTTTAAAGGGTGAAGCTAAAAATGATGCGATGGGGTATGTGCAAGATAAAATTGAAGAAGCAAAATTAACTGCACAGCAAGAAGCTAAGAAAATTATAATTAATACAATACAACGTATAGGTACTGAAGAAGCAGTTGATAATTGTGTATCTGTATTTAATATTGAATCGGATGATGTTAAGGGTAGAATTATTGGTAGAGAAGGAAGAAATATTAGAGCAATTGAAGCTGCTACAGGTGTAGAGATTATTGTAGATGACACCCCTGAAGCTATTATATTATCATGTTTTGATTCTGTAAGAAGAGAAATTGCAAGATTATCACTTCATAAATTAGTTACAGATGGTAGAATTCACCCAGCGAGAATTGAAGAAATTGTCAAAAAAACACAAAAACAAATAGAACAAGAGATTATTGAAGTTGGAAAACGTACAGTAATCGATTTAGGAATTCACGGATTACATCCAGAACTTATTAAAACAATTGGAAGAATGAAATACCGTTCTTCTTATGGACAAAATTTATTGCAACACTCTAGAGAGGTTGCAAAATTATGTGGCGTTATGGCTGCCGAATTAGGATTGAACCCAAAGTTAGCTAAACGAGCTGGGTTGTTACATGATATAGGGAAAGTGCCAGATGCAGAAGCAGATATGGAAACTCCTCATGCTATTTTAGGAATGCAATGGGCAGAAAAATATGGAGAAAAACCAGAGGTATGTAATGCTATTGGAGCGCATCATGACGAAATAGAAATGAAGTCGCTACTATCTCCAATTATACAAGTTTGTGATGCTATTTCTGGAGCACGACCTGGAGCACGACGCCAAGTATTAGATTCGTATATACAACGATTAAAAGATTTAGAAGATATAGCATTTGCATTTAACGGAGTTAAAAAAGCATATGCTATACAAGCAGGGCGTGAGTTACGTGTTATTGTAGAAAGCGAGAAAGTAACAGATGATGTAGCTGCGAACCTGTCGTTTGAAATTTCTCAGAAAATTCAAACTGATATGACTTATCCAGGGCAAGTTAAAGTAACAGTAATTAGAGAAACTCGAGCTGTAAATATTGCCAAATAA
- a CDS encoding cell division protein ZapA, which yields MSETLKIKLSIANRVYPLTIAPAQEEGLRKAAQEIDEMIKQFEQSYSVRDKQDVLAMCALQFASRNEQKKIDNTNLNEEVEQRLSALDQLLKEF from the coding sequence ATGTCAGAAACGCTTAAAATAAAGCTATCTATAGCAAATAGAGTATATCCTTTAACTATTGCACCAGCTCAGGAAGAAGGTTTACGAAAAGCGGCACAAGAGATTGATGAGATGATTAAACAATTTGAGCAAAGTTATTCTGTTAGAGATAAGCAAGATGTTTTAGCAATGTGTGCTTTACAATTTGCATCTCGGAATGAACAGAAAAAAATTGATAATACAAATCTAAATGAAGAAGTTGAGCAAAGGCTTAGTGCTTTAGATCAGCTTTTAAAGGAGTTTTAA
- a CDS encoding M23 family peptidase, which produces MPKGFFFLFILSLQFCFAQNPYPQDYFRSPLDIPIILAGTFAELRSNHFHSGMDIKTQRREGLKVITAAKGYISRIKISHWGYGKALYVTHPNGYVSVYAHLQKFSPKIEAFIKQQQYKKETFEIELFPAPETLSVSTNEVIAFSGNTGGSSAPHLHFELRDKNERPINPMLFGIDTKDTRRPDVTGIFAYPINDSAHVDTSNNIKKLRLIPLENGNYTVEQINAHGKIGFGIITTDKLDLASNKNGVSNIQTFFNGSQNFEIDFKRFSFNETKHINRLIDYSYYQEHKDRIQKLFLQSNNPLSIYKNIDKGGYLEIQDSTSNIYKIKVTDFKGNETTVSIEISGKKINHIQPKRIKTTNHYIYTNQSITLQDKGVSVFLPKETFYDDLFIDFKVSSDTLILHNSNTPTQKYFSINYDINNYTDADKDKLFIARLNKYNNKTYIPTTRKGNILTSRTNVLGRYVIASDTEAPTITPINFKSQKWISNERYLKLKIDDKLSGISNYRATINGKWVLMEYEPKKKLLVHDFNDAIITDTEQNLKLIIIDNVGNSSTFETTYYRK; this is translated from the coding sequence ATGCCCAAAGGATTTTTTTTCTTATTTATTCTCAGCTTACAGTTCTGTTTTGCACAAAATCCTTACCCTCAAGACTATTTTAGAAGCCCTTTAGATATTCCCATAATACTAGCTGGTACGTTTGCAGAACTACGTTCTAACCATTTTCATTCTGGTATGGACATTAAAACACAGCGTCGTGAAGGGTTAAAAGTTATTACTGCTGCTAAAGGTTATATAAGTAGGATTAAAATTTCGCATTGGGGTTACGGTAAAGCTTTATATGTAACACATCCTAATGGTTATGTTTCTGTATATGCTCATCTTCAAAAATTTTCTCCAAAAATTGAAGCCTTTATAAAACAACAACAATATAAAAAAGAGACTTTTGAAATTGAACTTTTCCCAGCTCCCGAAACATTATCTGTAAGCACAAATGAAGTTATTGCATTTTCAGGGAATACTGGAGGGTCTAGTGCCCCTCATTTACATTTTGAGCTTAGAGATAAAAATGAAAGACCAATAAATCCAATGTTATTTGGGATAGATACAAAAGATACAAGACGGCCTGATGTTACTGGTATTTTTGCATACCCAATTAACGATAGTGCCCATGTAGATACATCTAATAATATAAAAAAACTAAGATTAATCCCTTTAGAAAATGGAAATTATACTGTTGAACAAATTAATGCTCACGGTAAAATTGGATTTGGAATAATTACAACAGATAAGTTAGATTTAGCTTCTAATAAAAATGGAGTGAGTAATATTCAGACATTTTTTAATGGAAGCCAAAATTTTGAAATAGATTTTAAGCGTTTCTCCTTTAATGAAACAAAACACATTAATCGATTAATAGATTATTCATACTATCAAGAACATAAAGATCGAATTCAAAAATTATTTCTTCAATCTAACAACCCATTGAGCATTTATAAGAATATTGATAAAGGTGGATATCTAGAAATTCAAGATAGTACATCAAATATTTATAAAATAAAAGTAACAGATTTTAAAGGTAATGAAACAACAGTTTCAATCGAAATTTCTGGAAAAAAAATAAATCATATTCAACCAAAAAGAATTAAAACTACTAATCATTATATTTATACCAATCAATCTATAACTTTACAAGATAAAGGTGTCTCTGTATTTTTACCTAAAGAAACCTTTTATGATGATTTGTTTATAGATTTTAAAGTTAGTAGTGATACCTTAATACTACATAACTCTAATACTCCAACTCAAAAGTATTTTTCAATTAATTATGATATTAATAATTATACAGATGCAGATAAAGACAAATTATTTATTGCTCGTTTAAATAAGTATAACAATAAAACATATATACCTACAACAAGGAAAGGAAATATATTAACTTCGAGAACTAATGTTTTAGGAAGATATGTCATTGCATCTGATACTGAAGCTCCAACAATCACTCCCATAAATTTTAAAAGTCAAAAATGGATTAGTAACGAACGTTACCTAAAATTAAAAATAGACGATAAGTTATCTGGAATAAGTAATTATAGAGCTACAATAAATGGTAAATGGGTACTTATGGAATATGAACCCAAGAAAAAATTATTAGTTCACGATTTTAATGATGCAATTATTACAGATACTGAACAGAATTTAAAATTAATAATTATAGATAATGTTGGAAATAGTTCTACATTTGAAACAACTTATTATAGAAAATAA